GACAATATCATCACAGATTCAGCGGCGAGCGCCACCTCGCTGGCCACGGGTGTTAAAACGAAAGAGAAAGTGATCAGTGTCGACCCGGACGGCAAAAAGCTGACAACGATTTTGGAAGCTGCCCGCGATGCAGGTCTCGCCACCGGTCTGGTCACAAGTACGGACATTACTGACGCAACCCCGGCCGCTTTTGCGAGCCATGTTCTTCACCGGAATAATGATGAAGCTCAAATTGCGTTGCAGCTAATCGAATCTAAAGTAAACGTGTTAATCGGGCAAGGGCCTTTTTTTTACCATAAAGATGATTCGCGAAGCAAAAGGCAGGATGATATTGACCCCATCCAGATCGCAAAAGAAGCCGGCTACGTTTTTGTAGATACCAAAGAAAAACTTCGGACTGCTTCTGGGAATTACCTCTTAGGTTTGTTTGAAAACCTTGAACCCGACCCAGTCGCGCAGGAATTCCATAGAGGTCAAGATACGCCAACAATGGCAGAATTGACCCAAAAATCTATTGAACTGCTGAACCGGAATCAAAAAGGTTTCTTTTTAATGGTGGAAGAGGAAGCAACGGATTCCGGCTCCCACGTAAATAGAGAAGACTATGTGATTCACCATTTAAAGGAGTTTGACAACGCGGTTCAGGTCGGGCTTGAGTTTGCTCTAAAAGATCAACACACGCTGGTTCTGGTTATGGCCGATCATGAAACCGGCGGCTTCAATATTGTCAAAGGTGCTTATAAGGATGGACACCTGGAATTTATTTGGAACTCAAATGGCCACACCGGACAACCCGTATCGATGTTTGCTTTTGGACCCCACGCGATTCGATTTACCGGCATGAAAGACAACACAGAGATTCCGAAGATTTTTGCCGAATTGCTTAAGTTAGAAAAATTTCCGAGATAATAGGACATTCGGTCAAAGAATTCCTATTGAACACCCCTATCGATTCTTCGGTCTGAGCCTACGACGGGACTCTTCTAGACCGCGGATTTCTTTAGCTCAAAAACAGGAGGTAATTCATGAAACACCGAGGTTATTTTCAAACTTTTTACAATACGGCCTATTTCATTTTCCTCCTCCTCTTTCTGGCTTGCCAGTCTTCTGCTGAAAAGATCACTCCGAGGTCGGATTACCTCGAAGTTGCAAAAGAACTTGAACGT
This window of the candidate division KSB1 bacterium genome carries:
- a CDS encoding alkaline phosphatase; the encoded protein is DNIITDSAASATSLATGVKTKEKVISVDPDGKKLTTILEAARDAGLATGLVTSTDITDATPAAFASHVLHRNNDEAQIALQLIESKVNVLIGQGPFFYHKDDSRSKRQDDIDPIQIAKEAGYVFVDTKEKLRTASGNYLLGLFENLEPDPVAQEFHRGQDTPTMAELTQKSIELLNRNQKGFFLMVEEEATDSGSHVNREDYVIHHLKEFDNAVQVGLEFALKDQHTLVLVMADHETGGFNIVKGAYKDGHLEFIWNSNGHTGQPVSMFAFGPHAIRFTGMKDNTEIPKIFAELLKLEKFPR